From a single Roseibium algicola genomic region:
- a CDS encoding glycerol dehydrogenase, producing the protein MTMRILGAPLRYVQGPGAIDRLAEEIAIIGGGPAAVVIDPVARDLLGERISSQLPGARLMEFGGECTAAEIAARAREAGDARLLVGIGGGKAIDTAKGAAIERGLPVAIVPTIASNDSPTSHIAVVYTPDHAVEGVRHMKTNPSLVLVDTAVIAGAPRRFLAAGIGDAMSKPYELAGALAGGGLNFFAGRPTELTKAIVARASDILLADSEAAMSAEGSNEAFERVVEATVLLSGLAFESGGLSIAHAMVRGLSVTPALSGLLHGEMVALGTLTQLAAGQGSEEEIRTLAAFFRRINLPTSFAEFGVSGAAELKHIAEVALTAPYAPNYYRKLGVSDLVRAMQLLDEGH; encoded by the coding sequence ATGACAATGCGCATTCTGGGCGCTCCACTGCGCTATGTGCAGGGACCGGGAGCCATCGACCGCCTGGCCGAGGAAATTGCCATCATTGGCGGTGGCCCTGCGGCGGTGGTCATTGATCCGGTAGCCCGCGACCTGCTTGGTGAACGTATCAGCTCCCAGCTTCCCGGCGCCCGCCTCATGGAATTCGGGGGGGAATGTACCGCGGCAGAAATCGCCGCCAGGGCAAGGGAAGCCGGCGATGCCCGGCTTCTTGTCGGCATAGGCGGGGGCAAGGCGATCGATACCGCCAAGGGAGCTGCAATCGAGCGCGGTCTGCCGGTTGCCATCGTGCCGACCATCGCCTCCAACGACAGCCCGACCAGCCATATTGCCGTTGTCTATACGCCGGACCATGCGGTTGAGGGCGTCCGTCACATGAAGACCAACCCCTCCCTTGTCCTGGTCGACACGGCTGTCATCGCCGGAGCACCACGTCGCTTTCTGGCGGCCGGTATCGGCGATGCGATGTCAAAGCCGTATGAGCTGGCAGGTGCACTTGCCGGAGGTGGTCTCAACTTCTTTGCAGGCCGTCCCACGGAACTCACCAAGGCCATTGTCGCACGTGCCAGCGACATTCTGCTTGCCGATAGCGAAGCGGCGATGTCGGCCGAAGGCTCGAATGAAGCTTTCGAGCGCGTGGTGGAGGCCACCGTGCTTCTCAGCGGCCTTGCCTTTGAAAGCGGAGGGTTGTCGATAGCCCACGCGATGGTGCGCGGCCTGTCGGTCACACCGGCGCTCTCTGGGTTGCTGCACGGGGAGATGGTCGCTCTCGGCACCTTGACACAACTGGCAGCCGGGCAAGGGTCCGAGGAGGAAATCCGCACCCTTGCAGCCTTCTTCCGACGGATAAATCTGCCCACATCCTTCGCAGAATTCGGCGTCTCCGGCGCAGCGGAACTGAAGCATATTGCCGAGGTTGCGCTCACAGCCCCCTATGCGCCGAACTACTACCGCAAACTCGGCGTCTCCGACCTCGTTCGCGCGATGCAACTGCTCGACGAAGGACATTGA
- a CDS encoding carbohydrate ABC transporter permease, translated as MSGQIQARRVAGRAGLYFAVIVLAVYSAFPIYWMVVSSLRPTQEMLMNPSLVPQRWTLEYYTSLLAQTDYPRQFLNSLIVAVTTVALTMLLSVMIAYGVTRQRIRGKQMIIAGMLYAYMFPPLLLAIPLYAMFAAIGLNDTLLSLVISHLTITMPLGVWFLWGFFKTMPFELEEAAMVDGCTRLGAFLRVVLPLSVPGLVTVAIFAFLLSWTDYTFALVMIGSDANKTVPLGLASMIGAFDLRWGDIMAGSTLIAMPLFIAFITLSRYFVQGLTAGAVKG; from the coding sequence ATGAGTGGACAAATCCAGGCTCGCCGCGTTGCCGGCCGGGCGGGACTTTACTTCGCGGTGATCGTTCTGGCGGTCTACAGCGCCTTTCCCATCTACTGGATGGTCGTTTCTTCCCTGCGTCCCACGCAGGAAATGCTCATGAACCCGTCTCTGGTTCCGCAGCGATGGACGCTTGAGTATTACACCAGCCTGTTGGCGCAGACCGACTATCCGCGGCAGTTCCTCAACAGTCTCATTGTTGCGGTGACCACCGTTGCCCTGACAATGCTTCTGTCCGTCATGATCGCCTATGGTGTCACCCGCCAGCGCATTCGCGGCAAACAGATGATCATCGCCGGCATGCTCTATGCCTACATGTTCCCGCCGCTGTTGCTGGCAATCCCGCTTTACGCAATGTTCGCGGCAATCGGCCTCAACGATACGCTGCTGTCGCTGGTCATTTCCCACCTGACCATCACGATGCCGCTCGGCGTCTGGTTCTTGTGGGGGTTCTTCAAGACAATGCCCTTCGAGCTTGAGGAAGCAGCCATGGTGGACGGTTGCACGCGCCTGGGGGCTTTCCTGCGTGTTGTACTGCCTCTGTCGGTCCCCGGGCTGGTAACGGTCGCGATCTTCGCCTTTCTCCTTTCCTGGACCGACTACACCTTTGCCCTGGTCATGATCGGATCGGACGCGAACAAGACGGTGCCCCTGGGTCTGGCTTCGATGATCGGCGCCTTTGACCTGAGATGGGGAGATATCATGGCGGGCTCCACACTGATTGCCATGCCGTTGTTCATAGCATTCATCACGCTCTCTCGTTACTTCGTCCAGGGCCTGACCGCCGGTGCGGTGAAAGGATAA
- a CDS encoding carbohydrate ABC transporter permease — translation MTRWLLPGFLGIGFLATLVLIVGPALYAVSLSFYDMPSLTADPVWVGFAKYAKVLASAEFWNALWNGFVYAGLAIVLQVVLGIGFALLLNQNFIGRSLLRGLTFLPYLLPTVVAVLVFKWMVDGSLGIITVLMDDLGLPPIYWFETETASMTSVILISVWLWTPFVTTTFLAGLQTVPTQLYEAARVDGAGPVRRFFHVTLPSLRPILTVIILLRGVWMFNKFDVIWLTTGGGPLGATEHLPVLSYREAFALYDIGSGAAIATLSFFVLMVAVAIYFRVFPMEEGK, via the coding sequence ATGACTCGCTGGTTGTTGCCGGGTTTTCTCGGTATCGGGTTTCTTGCGACCCTTGTCCTGATCGTCGGGCCTGCGCTTTATGCGGTTTCGCTCAGCTTTTATGACATGCCGTCGCTTACTGCCGATCCGGTCTGGGTCGGTTTCGCAAAATACGCCAAGGTTCTTGCAAGCGCAGAGTTCTGGAACGCGCTTTGGAACGGCTTCGTCTATGCCGGGTTGGCGATTGTCCTGCAGGTGGTGCTGGGCATCGGCTTCGCGTTGCTCTTGAACCAGAATTTCATCGGCCGCTCTCTGCTGCGCGGACTGACATTCCTGCCGTATCTTCTGCCGACGGTAGTCGCGGTGCTGGTCTTCAAGTGGATGGTTGACGGCTCACTCGGCATCATCACCGTTCTGATGGATGACCTGGGCCTGCCGCCGATCTACTGGTTCGAGACCGAGACCGCATCCATGACGTCGGTCATCCTGATTTCGGTCTGGTTGTGGACCCCGTTCGTCACCACGACCTTTCTCGCCGGGCTGCAGACAGTTCCGACCCAACTCTATGAAGCGGCGCGCGTAGACGGTGCCGGGCCCGTTCGGCGTTTCTTTCACGTGACCCTGCCGTCGCTGCGCCCGATCCTGACCGTCATCATTCTTCTGCGGGGTGTTTGGATGTTCAACAAGTTCGACGTCATCTGGCTGACGACGGGCGGCGGCCCGCTTGGTGCCACGGAACATCTGCCGGTCCTGTCCTACCGGGAGGCATTTGCCCTTTATGACATCGGCAGCGGGGCAGCGATCGCAACGCTTTCCTTCTTCGTCCTGATGGTCGCCGTTGCAATCTATTTCCGGGTGTTCCCGATGGAGGAAGGCAAATGA